A genomic region of Gemmatimonadaceae bacterium contains the following coding sequences:
- a CDS encoding response regulator transcription factor produces MKILVVEDDSKVVGFIDHGLREEGHVVDVARDGDEASLLAHVNDYDIILLDVLLPKKNGFQVAAELRREGRNTPILMLTSRDAVEDVVRGLDVGADDYLAKPFKFDELLARIRALHRRGGAERLDVLRYGAIVMDRLHHVVTLNERPVDLTAKEFQLLEHFMLHPGEIVRRTTLLEKVWDMHFDPESNVVDVHVGNLRRKLRRASGESLLGTIRGVGFRLGLGGAEDDRAPLP; encoded by the coding sequence TTCCAAAGTGGTCGGATTCATCGACCACGGACTGAGGGAGGAAGGACACGTTGTAGACGTGGCCCGGGATGGAGATGAGGCCAGCTTGCTCGCGCACGTCAACGATTACGACATCATCTTGCTCGACGTCCTGCTGCCGAAGAAGAACGGATTTCAGGTTGCCGCCGAGCTTCGGCGAGAGGGGCGGAACACGCCAATCCTCATGCTGACCTCGCGCGACGCGGTCGAGGATGTGGTACGCGGACTGGACGTCGGCGCAGACGACTACCTCGCCAAGCCGTTCAAGTTCGACGAGCTACTGGCCCGAATCCGCGCGCTGCATCGGCGCGGTGGTGCTGAGCGGCTGGATGTGCTGCGCTACGGCGCGATCGTAATGGACCGACTGCACCACGTGGTGACGCTCAACGAGCGGCCCGTGGATCTCACGGCGAAGGAGTTCCAGCTCCTCGAGCACTTCATGCTGCACCCTGGGGAGATCGTCCGCCGTACCACGCTTCTGGAGAAAGTGTGGGACATGCATTTCGATCCGGAGAGCAACGTTGTGGATGTCCATGTCGGGAACCTGCGCCGAAAGCTGCGGCGAGCGTCGGGTGAGTCGCTGCTGGGGACGATCCGCGGCGTAGGCTTCCGCCTCGGCCTCGGCGGCGCTGAGGACGATAGGGCGCCGTTGCCTTGA